In Zea mays cultivar B73 chromosome 7, Zm-B73-REFERENCE-NAM-5.0, whole genome shotgun sequence, the following proteins share a genomic window:
- the LOC109941252 gene encoding uncharacterized protein: MAKIKIELNEFGQPIGNNSRKFSSAIGCHVRKKLSVSSVDWRLVDGEKKYEVWTDLKKIFDVDDAAFNWFLTTAGRKWKDFKSTLKAQYFNENLTEEDMKNKHSGRVSDEDWKFLSEYWVSPECEGKTKKPNLVVQRLGYFIHLVARALLALAMKCLRN; this comes from the exons ATGGCAAAAATTAAGATAGAACTGAATGAATTTGGTCAACCTATTGGAAACAATTCAAGGAAGTTTTCTAGTGCTATTGGATGTCATGTGAGAAAGAAGTTGTCAGTTAGCAGTGTTGACTGGAGACTAGTGGATGGTGAGAAGAAGTATGAAGTCTGGACCGACCTAAAG AAAATCTTCGATGTAGATGATGCTGCCTTTAACTGGTTTTTAACCACTGCTGGAAGGAAATGGAAGGATTTTAAGTCAACCCTAAAGGCACAATATTTTAATGAGAATTTAACAGAAGAGGACATGAAGAACAAACATAGTGGAAGGGTTAGTGATGAGGATTGGAAGTTTCTTTCTGAATATTGGGTGTCTCCTGAATGTGAAGGAAAGACAAAAAAGCCAAATTTAGTCGTTCAAAGGTTGGGGTACTTCATACATCTGGTAGCAAGAGCTTTGCTCGCTCTGGCCATGAAATG TCTAAGGAACTAG
- the LOC109939346 gene encoding uncharacterized protein, translating to MEVLARKKAECEKVALEQCIAEMEEKMQDQRMAHEMRDVEIISHDGSNTRHHPDTRSGQHIDQTHNIAQFHEDEAYVEDEISDEGENLLGSNHVSVTPAVHPSKGNPINGTPTMQPSSKTTSTTQVVQLSQGNPTNASLAVQPCQGNTRAIPASLPLHTELVIFSSILQSF from the exons ATGGAAGTCCTAGCCCGCAAAAAGGCTGAATGTGAGAAAGTTGCTCTAGAACAATGCATAGCAGAAATGGAGGAGAAAATGCAGGACCAAAGGATGGCTCATGAAATGAGAGATGTGGAAATCATCTCGCATGATGGTTCTAATACACGACACCATCCG GACACGAGGTCTGGACAACATATTGATCAAACACATAATATTGCTCAGTTTCATGAAGATGAAGCTTATGTGGAGGATGAAATCTCTGATGAGGGTGAAAACTTGCTTGGCAGCAATCATGTTAGTGTTACTCCTGCAGTACATCCATCTAAAGGCAACCCTATCAATGGTACCCCAACAATGCAGCCCTCTAGCAAGACGACCAGTACAACCCAAGTAGTGCAGCTATCTCAAGGCAACCCTACTAATGCGTCCCTAGCAGTGCAGCCCTGTCAAGGCAACACTAGAGCTATCCCAGCAAGTCTGCCTCTTCACACTGAACTTGTAATTTTTTCATCCATCCTTCAAAGTTTCTAA